AACTTCGCGCGTGAACGTGGCCGCATCGAGTTGATCGAACTCCGGAATCGAAGCGCTGCTGACGGCGGCCTGAATCTGCGCGAGCATTCTCGCCTGGTTCGTCTCAACGTCCTGGCGAAACATCGTAACCGACGCCCCTAGATCTCGCTCGATACGTTCCGCCGAAAAGACATACTTCTCTAACTTCCTGCCGATAAAGTCCCCCACGGTATTGCCTTCGTACCACCAGTCGATCGGCATCCGGCGAATGACGCCGAATCGACTTCCCATACTTGTGACGTCCCGCGTAAACGGAACAATCCCGGAGCGATATCCCGCGAACGACTCAGCGATTCGCGCCAAACATCGATCTGCGGCAGCGCGATTCGCCTCGTCCGCTTCGCGAATCGCCGGCAACACCTGCTCGTCAAAGACCGTTCGGCGAATCGCCGCTGGATCCTGAAACGACTTCGAACCGCGTTCAACTGTCGGCGGCCCGACGCGACGCCAGCAGACTGCTGTTACCCCAGCAACGAGAACACATAGTCCCATCGCGAAGACCAATCGTGGAACACCATAGGGTTCGTAACAAAGACGACGAATACTCCGCTGTTCTCCATGTTTCATACTCAATTCCTTTCTAAGAGTGGAATGCGAACAACTCGTTCGCCGGCCGATCCAGCGAACTTCTTCCGCTTCTCGCTCAGAACCGACGCGTAACGCTCACTTGGAACATCTCGCCTTGGCGTCCTTCTTTACGACGATTTTTCGAGCGACGATTCGCGCCAGCATCCTGACAAAGTCCCGCGTTGCGGCGGCGACTTCCTTGGTTGCTGAATTCGAGGGGCGACTTTCGCCCCGATCTCGGTTCGACATAAGACCTGCTCCTTTCAATTCGACTGGCGCATAAAAAAGCCCACGGCGATAACTTGCCGTGGGCAAAACGAATTCAATTTTCGCTTAGCGGATCATTGTTCAATCTCGTTCGTTTTCGGTTGAAACTTGTAGCGAGGATGTTTGTGTCGGCGCATCTTCAGCAAATCAGCGGGAGGTGCGTCGACCGGTACGTACGGTTTTTCGAGTCCCAATTCGTTCATTCGCGCCTGCAATCGCAGCGCATTTTGGACTGCCGGTTGCGTAATCCTAAGTTCGGCCGCGATTTGCCGCTGGAATTTGCCGGCGGCTCGCAGGGCAACGATCTCTTCGCGATGTTGCTCACGCTGAACCGGGTCGAACAAATCGACTTCCAACGTCCGCGTCAACAACTCGCTGGCCGCCGGAATCTCGCTCAAGTCGGGGAAAAGTCCCGAGAGACGCAGTTCAAACTTCGCCCGGATGAACAGGGCGCCGCCGTCGCACAGACGAATCGGGAACGCATCGATCCGACGAATCAATTGGCGCATCACGCGACTGAGGGCGTAGGGGTCCGAGGCCATCTCCTTCAGCGAGTTCCGCGCGATTTCGCGCACCTCGCTCGCCAACGGAAGTTGCGGAGCAGCGTCAGGACGTGCGGTCATCTCCTTTAACCGTAACTTCGCGTCGCTAATTTGCTCTTCGCGCTCCGTAATCTTCGCGGCGATCGACGCTGATGCGTTCCCGCTTGCGATGAACTCAACGAGATTATTCATCTCCCGCTCCAAGCTGGCTATTTCGCGTTCGAGTTTTCCGGTTTGCGTCTTGCGTGCGCCCGTCAACGCCCAAAACTCAGCCTGAACCGCCTGGTAAAGCGTTTCGGGAAACTCCGGTAACGCTTCGATTTCGTCGTAGACGGCTGTCAAAATCTTTTCCGCAGCCAGCGTCCCATCAAACGAAGCGCTCTGCCAGCAGGCGTATTCCTTCGCCCCTTTACACATCATGTGATCTTGCTGGCCATGTCCTCCCCAAACGAACGGATGGCCGCAAATCCCGCAAAACGTCTGCTGACCCGGAAACCGCGTTCGCTTCTTCGGGACGTTAGCCCGAGAATCGCGTCCGTTAACCTTCTTACGGCGAAACGGAGCATTCCTTTCGTCCAACATCCGAATCAAACGGTCGTACCGATCGGCATCCAGATAGGCGAGATGCGAGCACTCGCGCACCAGCAGTTCTTCCGGCGGAGCTTTTACCGATACCCGACGCCCAGTCTTGTTGATCCGTTTCGAAATCTTCCGATTCGCCTCCCGCACCCCTTTGAGGATCGGGTTGTGCAGGAGATTCGAGAGAGTGGAAACGGTCCACTTGTTCGAACGAACATAGCGTCCGGTCGGAACGCCGCTAAGATTCAACCAGTCGACGACTACGGAGTACGACTCCCCCTTTTCCAGGCGTTCGATCATCTCCGCAATGATTAATTCGGCCTTCGGATCCTTCGTGACCTCAGCGTCCGTCGCACCATGCGACGGTTTGATGTAGCCATAGGGGACCGTTTTGATCATCCCTTGCCCAAAACGATTCCGTAGGGTACGACGAATTCGCTTCGACGTATCGGCATTGCTGAATTCATGGCGCATCGTCGCAAAACCCGCCTTGAAACGCCAATCATCCTGGTCGGTATCCAGATCGTCGTTGAGGGTGACGACGCGAACGTCATTATCTTCCGCCAATTCCAAGAACGTAATCGCAGCGCTTCGCCGACAGATCCGCCCGAGGTCTTCCGCGATCACTAAATCGCACGTTCTCAACTCAATTGCGTCTTCCAAATCCCGCAGTTCCCGGCGATCCAGTCGCTCGCCGCTACCTCGACTTTGGATGACTTCGACGACCTTAAATCGGTCAGGCAGATTCTGATCGCACCAACGACGACAGGTCGCGACCTGATCATCCAAGGAGCGAGGATCTTGATGCTCCGTACTGATCCGAGCGACGATGAGGACGCGAATTACATTAGCGCTGCCGAAAAAACCCTGTTGATGATTCGTCATCACGAAACTCCGAAAGAGGAGTCCGTCTAGAACGTAGTCGCGTTGGCCCAATGGGACAACAACCTTGATCAATCGCGAGAAACCATGATCACAGGCGATAACGAATGATCGCCTTAAAACAATTCCGAGATCAGGACTTACGACCGCAAGTCGTCGCTTTGCACGAACTTACGACATCCCTTTTTCAGAATCCCGCTCTCTCCGCTTCCGTCGAAAGCCGTCAACGTAAGTCGTTGCCGGCTTTTATTTTGCGCCGATGGCAAATCGTTTGTCCCCCTCACTGAGACAAACACTGGGACAAATAAACCGGCTTGTCCTCCCCAGTTTGACTGGGTTGGCGGCGACTTCGTCTCCTTTTACCCATCTTCGTCTGCGTCACGCTTCTCCCTGTTGGTCGTCATGTCGACGAAAGCCAAGTCCAAAAACTACGCGACGTCAAAACTCGAACCTTCCTCGTCGTCGCTTCCGAGGAAGTTGATTTGCTCCATGCGCCGATGGCTGTCTTCCCGTAGGAGATGCCGATACAGCTGCGTCATTTCCGAATCGCGATGACCGAGCCATTCCAGCAGTTCGGCGTCTCGCGCTCCGTTGCGATACGCCTCACTACAGAAAAAGTGCCGCAGGCCGTGGACCGTCCCGGACTGAAATCCGATCTCACCAGGGGGCGTCGGAAACTCTTTCGTAAGCGGTTTGATGATCCGCTGCTGCAGATTCTCCAGCACGCGCCGATCGCTCAGGCGCCCGCCACGCGGACCATGGAAAATGCGCCCATCGGCCTGACGCGGAATCTGCTGCAAGACCTTGAAAAACTCTACGTGCATCGGCAGCGCACGTCCGCGCTTCCCCTTAATCCGGCGTTCGCTCCCAGTTTGCCGACGCCGCGGTACAGACCGCTCATCCGTAATCCGAATGGTACGTACGTCCAGGTCGACATCGCTCCAACGAAGCTGAGCCAGCTCGTTGATCCGCAGCCCCGACGTCGCAAGGCAGGTGATCACTTGCCCCATCCAAACAAGATCTTCGGTCTCGTTGCAGAACTCGATCATCCTGGCGACTTGGCGCCGCGTGTAGCAAAACGTCGAACTACCGCTTACCTTCGTCATCTTCAGGAGGAAACGGCAAGCCTGCGGCAGATGTCCCTCTTCCGTTAGCCATTTCGATACCGAGCAGACCATGTTCGCCTCACAGACGATCGTTCGGTCTGCGTAGTTCTTCTTGGCCAACATCGCGCCGTAGTCCAGCGTGTTCGCTTTCGAAATCTGCGACCAATACTGCAGCGATTTTTTGGCGCAGTATTCTTGGTGCTTGTCGCGAACCGACTTGTACCGCTGGACCGTCTTGCGACTGACGCCCCCCAACAACTCCGGCTTCTCGCAGCGCTCGATGTAGAGCGCCCATCCGGCCTCGATGGTCACGTCCTGGTCGGCGGCGACTGCCGCTGCGTCAATCAGTCCAACTTCAACCGCCTTTGCATGATCAAGCCGCTGTAATTGGCGAAAGGCCTCCTCTCGGTCTTTCGTGCCAAGCGACGGCTTTCCAAGCTGATACTTGCTGTTCATGCGACCATCGGCGAAATAAACGCCGGTTGGCTTACGCCGCAAATACCAGGTGAAGTTTGCGCACACGATCGGCGCATCTTTCGGTTTTCTGGGCATGTAATTCCTCGAATGAGTTTACGTACGAGCCGCAGACATCCAGGCCGGACGCGGCCCAGGAAGCGGCCCGCTGGATGTTTTGTTCGTAGTTTTCGCCTCGACCTGTTCGCTCGCAGCGGTTCCGTTTCGCTCGAGCGCATCGCTCGGAAACAAGACACGCCCCCCTTTCCCGGCCGGTTGGCGATAAGAGATCTTGTTATCGCGCTTGAGACGCCAGATGGTCGCCAAGGACAGTCCGGTACGACTCGCCAACGTCTCTGCGTCGACGTATTCCAATTGACGGTGAGATTCATCCGTACGCGATCCGTTCAGAAACGGGGAAATCGCTTCCGACTTCACCCATCGCCGCAGCGTGTCGACGGAAACGCCAGAGCGTTTACTAAGCTCTTGAATCGAGAGCAATTGCGTTGCTTCACCAGAAGAATTGGACATGCTTCAACCGGAAAAAAAAGAGGATGAACTTCCTATCCTCTTCCGGTTGCAAAATAACGGTCTCGCTATTTTGGCTCGACCCGCGCACGAACTAGCTCAATCAGTTGATCGAATTCGACCGCAGTCGTAGCGTCAATATCCAGAGCTTCTCGGATTTGATCGTTCGACTTCGCGCTTCTAACAAGACTCTCGATATCCATTATCAATTCCGCCAACGCCGTATTCGCTTGCGTTTGTGAATCTGCTTGCTCGCTCGCGATTCCCCCCAACGTTTCGTTACCTGCCAGTCCAGATTCGGGCAAAGCCGATTTCGCCCGTGATTTGGTTGGACGATGTTGAGCGACCTTC
This window of the Blastopirellula sediminis genome carries:
- a CDS encoding recombinase family protein is translated as MTNHQQGFFGSANVIRVLIVARISTEHQDPRSLDDQVATCRRWCDQNLPDRFKVVEVIQSRGSGERLDRRELRDLEDAIELRTCDLVIAEDLGRICRRSAAITFLELAEDNDVRVVTLNDDLDTDQDDWRFKAGFATMRHEFSNADTSKRIRRTLRNRFGQGMIKTVPYGYIKPSHGATDAEVTKDPKAELIIAEMIERLEKGESYSVVVDWLNLSGVPTGRYVRSNKWTVSTLSNLLHNPILKGVREANRKISKRINKTGRRVSVKAPPEELLVRECSHLAYLDADRYDRLIRMLDERNAPFRRKKVNGRDSRANVPKKRTRFPGQQTFCGICGHPFVWGGHGQQDHMMCKGAKEYACWQSASFDGTLAAEKILTAVYDEIEALPEFPETLYQAVQAEFWALTGARKTQTGKLEREIASLEREMNNLVEFIASGNASASIAAKITEREEQISDAKLRLKEMTARPDAAPQLPLASEVREIARNSLKEMASDPYALSRVMRQLIRRIDAFPIRLCDGGALFIRAKFELRLSGLFPDLSEIPAASELLTRTLEVDLFDPVQREQHREEIVALRAAGKFQRQIAAELRITQPAVQNALRLQARMNELGLEKPYVPVDAPPADLLKMRRHKHPRYKFQPKTNEIEQ
- a CDS encoding tyrosine-type recombinase/integrase codes for the protein MPRKPKDAPIVCANFTWYLRRKPTGVYFADGRMNSKYQLGKPSLGTKDREEAFRQLQRLDHAKAVEVGLIDAAAVAADQDVTIEAGWALYIERCEKPELLGGVSRKTVQRYKSVRDKHQEYCAKKSLQYWSQISKANTLDYGAMLAKKNYADRTIVCEANMVCSVSKWLTEEGHLPQACRFLLKMTKVSGSSTFCYTRRQVARMIEFCNETEDLVWMGQVITCLATSGLRINELAQLRWSDVDLDVRTIRITDERSVPRRRQTGSERRIKGKRGRALPMHVEFFKVLQQIPRQADGRIFHGPRGGRLSDRRVLENLQQRIIKPLTKEFPTPPGEIGFQSGTVHGLRHFFCSEAYRNGARDAELLEWLGHRDSEMTQLYRHLLREDSHRRMEQINFLGSDDEEGSSFDVA